The Methanosarcina acetivorans C2A genome includes the window GTCAAGGACATGTCTTCTGAGCTCCCCCACCAAATCTCCGAGCCCGTTAAGATAGGCAGCATACTCGACTCCCAGTTCATCCGGGGAAGGAAGATTCTGTATCTTTCCTTCTTCTTTTAATAAGCTGTAGAGAACTGCAACTTCTGAATATTCCTGCTGGGCATGTTCTACAAAACCGGCATGGTAAATGTCAGCATGCCCTTCGAACCGGGATTTGAGTTTCTTTAAAGCTCTTCCAGCCGCGTCTATACTTCTATTTGCTTTTTCAAAGTCTTTCCCTTGCAGGGCAAAGCTTGCTATCCTGCATTCCCTGACGATTTCCCTTGAAATTTTCAGTCCTTCTTCTCTGATCTTATCTTTAGTCTCGAAATTATCCCTTATCCGGATAGAAATTTCTTCCAGCATTACTTTTACCCCCCCTGTAAATATTTCATATTTCTATGATACCGTTTTTCCACCTGCTGGCTTTCCGCCCGTATCATGTTATCCCCCTGTATCATGTTATCCCCTATTTTTACGCATTTAGATGTGTTCCCGGTTTTATATTCTTTTTCAAGCTTTCACGCCACTATCTCAGAGTTTC containing:
- a CDS encoding haloacid dehalogenase, with product MLEEISIRIRDNFETKDKIREEGLKISREIVRECRIASFALQGKDFEKANRSIDAAGRALKKLKSRFEGHADIYHAGFVEHAQQEYSEVAVLYSLLKEEGKIQNLPSPDELGVEYAAYLNGLGDLVGELRRHVLDLIREESFENAEVFLGIMENIHAVLMDFDYPDAITGGLRRKTDISRSLIEKTRGDVVNSIQQKKLELAMKSLESRL